The Paenibacillus sp. FSL R7-0204 genome includes a region encoding these proteins:
- a CDS encoding rhamnogalacturonan lyase family protein, producing the protein MGRKKRSVQKSLLAFLLSCLLVLPLALPPAPAHASSTGNLPARQAEYLDRGLVAVLTDGGVFVSWRYLNTDSDEIAYNIYKNGMKVNPAPIVDSTNYVDTTGADSSQYQISTIVAGKEEMQPERAAVWHNSYLPIPLDKPADGRTKDGGTYSYYAGDASVGDLDGDGEYEIVFLWSPSNSKDNSQAGYTGNVYIDAVKMDGTKLWRIDLGVNIRAGAHYSQLMVYDLDGNGKAEVVVKTADGTKDGQGTVIGDGTKDYRNDGGYILDGPEYLTLFDGQTGAAVSTVDYDPPRGNVSSWGDGYGNRVDRFLAGIAYLDGVKPSVVMARGYYTRTTLTAYDYTNGVLVKRWNFDTNEAGSQYEAQGNHNLSVLDADGDGRDEIMYGALAIDDDGTLLYSTGLGHGDAMHAGKLDPNREGYQVVSVHEHKDAAYGLEMRDAATGEILWGQFTGKDTGRGMSADIDPEHPGYESWASTIVNGQMDPLSRGYSADGQVIYEQNEVTRSANFAIWWDGDLQRELFDHDWNNTTAQGIPLIYKWDYRNKQLKEIFRAAGTLTNNHTKGNPALQADLLGDWREELLLRSEDSTEYRLYTTTIPTTYRIPTLMQDPVYRLGIAWQNVAYNQPPHTGFYLGTESTAFPKANLTLTGAPRPLEQIYHFAFGTEPPAGTTSVQATPYTEGTGYGFESISGITLGAGHASLPENTRFTVDLPNANYNVTLKLGGGDRDSNVGVKSEFVQKLAITQIPAGTPLLYSYDIAVVDGQLEFIFSGKAADVQEIKIEKYPQKTPGTGTTIYMAGDSTMQSYSGIQAPQEGWGQQFGNYFSSGVTIQNDAIGGRSSKSFMVDGRLDSILQRIRPDDYFFISFGHNDASVGIPDRYASPADYAAYLTRYVNGAKQRGATPVLLTPVGRRDFNTVTQEFNVSFPQYVKAAQETAAALNVPLIDLSQLSIADYNRIGLAATEKLFLYANPGEYPKYPNGVSDNTHFSTYGAQVIAGLVAGAVKDMGLSISPFVIDPGITEPEPEPEVQRYEEDFEGDPAAAQYSMVNATGTAGTMAGTVTGENGNKVLSVTGSGSGNRAKVFRLFDAVNGDIVNVDFNWHSGNVGAVPSEGHLSLQDANENLIFTLFTKTGTASPNTNIHYFTGPYTPDYGTGTTAIPGGGTATNIPKNQWVNVKLKIDFAGKTLDLTLTSLANPSVTQTIRDIPLSPGVYANNVRGLRFLGTRKGGGGTLNWTTQIDNVKIEGTKLPVAAGDMAALIALHKEVKAIDLASYTEASVAVVHRALSAAEALIGTTASQAQINHAVNMLTVARDSLTREPAGDINTYSFDFGSGSAADGYTKVDAKRAYVEGNGYGFADTALVQDENRGTGNPLTEDFTRVNGTSFVVEMKPANYRVTMTIGDAQEVTQTGVTVEQMNKLPAATIPSGQFKEVTYNIALIDGVFNFSFSGSTPKINALKIERLPEQGAADKPTLYLASDSTVANYAESYRPQAGWGETLGRYFDPEKISIDNRAVGGLSSKTFLNGGYLNDILLGIHAGDYLFMQWSHNDSTPSRPERFLTPEQFKVYLKDYINGAVQRGAVPVLVTPVNRRDFSGEVLNKSFPAYVQAMKETAQETGTLLIDLNQASWEYFQELGIEGTKSIFMWTGTTEDNTHLQMNGAIKVAELVAGLVKELNIPLSAWVTLGIPLADGAPGIPELSDNNGHDTGLRDGDYTITMNLWWGNNGTRFKLYENGEMIEEGALTDQSPSAQSVQIDIAGRQNGTYVYTLELSNPHGSVTSAPLTVTVTDASPGQAVLSGDNWDEDGSYAVTMNMWWGTNASEYQLYENGVLVDTQTLQAHTPDAQSAVTSISGKAPGTYEYEAVLSNAAGESRSAKMTVTVGE; encoded by the coding sequence ATGGGTAGAAAAAAGAGGTCTGTTCAGAAATCATTGCTCGCATTCTTATTATCCTGTCTGCTGGTCTTACCGCTTGCTCTCCCGCCCGCACCGGCACATGCTTCATCTACCGGAAATCTTCCTGCCAGGCAGGCAGAATATCTGGACCGTGGGTTGGTGGCGGTGCTGACGGATGGCGGCGTGTTTGTGAGCTGGAGGTACTTGAATACGGATTCAGATGAAATCGCTTACAATATCTATAAGAACGGGATGAAAGTGAACCCGGCACCGATCGTAGACTCTACCAACTATGTGGATACGACGGGTGCGGACAGCTCGCAATATCAGATTTCTACGATTGTTGCCGGGAAGGAGGAAATGCAGCCGGAGCGGGCGGCAGTATGGCATAACTCTTATCTGCCGATTCCGCTGGATAAGCCTGCCGATGGCCGGACCAAAGACGGGGGGACGTATTCCTATTATGCCGGAGATGCCTCTGTCGGGGATCTGGACGGGGACGGGGAATATGAGATCGTTTTCTTATGGAGTCCCAGCAATTCTAAGGATAATTCACAAGCCGGCTATACCGGGAACGTCTACATCGATGCGGTCAAAATGGACGGCACCAAGCTCTGGCGCATTGATCTTGGCGTGAACATCCGGGCCGGGGCGCACTATTCGCAGCTGATGGTGTATGACCTGGACGGCAACGGCAAAGCCGAGGTCGTGGTCAAAACGGCAGACGGCACCAAAGACGGTCAAGGTACAGTCATCGGTGACGGCACCAAGGATTACCGCAATGACGGCGGATATATCCTGGACGGGCCGGAATATCTAACGCTGTTCGACGGCCAGACCGGCGCTGCGGTGTCCACCGTTGACTATGACCCGCCAAGGGGCAATGTCAGCTCGTGGGGAGACGGATACGGCAACCGCGTAGACCGTTTCCTGGCCGGGATTGCATACCTGGACGGCGTGAAGCCAAGTGTTGTTATGGCCCGGGGCTATTATACAAGAACAACGCTTACCGCATATGACTACACGAATGGCGTTTTGGTGAAGCGCTGGAACTTCGACACGAACGAAGCTGGCTCACAATATGAAGCACAGGGCAATCACAACCTTAGTGTGCTGGATGCAGACGGGGACGGCAGAGATGAGATCATGTACGGTGCGCTGGCGATAGACGATGACGGCACGCTGCTGTACAGCACCGGACTTGGCCACGGAGATGCGATGCATGCCGGGAAGCTCGATCCGAACCGGGAAGGGTATCAGGTTGTCAGTGTGCATGAGCATAAGGATGCTGCTTACGGATTGGAGATGCGTGATGCCGCAACAGGCGAGATCCTCTGGGGCCAATTTACCGGAAAAGATACCGGACGGGGAATGTCGGCGGATATCGATCCCGAGCATCCCGGATATGAGTCTTGGGCGTCCACGATTGTCAATGGACAGATGGACCCGTTATCCCGAGGCTATTCGGCAGACGGACAGGTGATCTATGAACAGAATGAAGTTACGCGAAGCGCGAATTTTGCGATCTGGTGGGATGGGGATCTTCAGCGGGAGCTGTTCGACCACGACTGGAACAACACTACCGCACAAGGCATTCCGCTCATTTATAAGTGGGATTACCGGAATAAGCAGCTGAAGGAGATTTTTCGGGCGGCGGGTACGCTAACCAATAATCATACCAAAGGCAATCCGGCGCTTCAGGCGGACCTTCTGGGCGATTGGCGCGAAGAGCTGCTGCTGCGCAGTGAAGACAGTACGGAGTACAGACTCTATACCACTACGATTCCTACAACCTACAGAATTCCAACACTAATGCAAGATCCGGTATACCGGCTGGGGATCGCCTGGCAGAATGTGGCATACAACCAGCCCCCGCACACCGGATTCTATCTTGGAACGGAGTCCACGGCATTCCCCAAAGCCAACCTGACACTGACCGGCGCGCCGCGACCGCTGGAGCAGATATACCACTTCGCGTTCGGTACGGAGCCTCCAGCCGGAACAACTTCTGTGCAGGCTACCCCTTACACGGAGGGAACGGGATATGGTTTCGAGAGCATAAGCGGAATCACCTTGGGCGCGGGCCACGCTTCCCTGCCGGAGAACACCAGGTTTACGGTGGACCTGCCGAATGCCAATTACAACGTGACGCTCAAGCTGGGCGGCGGAGACAGAGACTCGAACGTTGGGGTCAAATCTGAATTTGTGCAAAAGCTGGCGATCACCCAAATCCCTGCCGGAACACCATTGCTCTATTCCTATGACATTGCAGTGGTTGACGGGCAGTTAGAGTTTATTTTCTCCGGCAAGGCTGCTGATGTGCAGGAGATTAAGATTGAGAAGTACCCGCAGAAGACGCCGGGAACCGGAACAACCATCTATATGGCCGGGGATTCGACGATGCAGTCTTACAGCGGGATACAGGCTCCGCAGGAAGGCTGGGGCCAGCAATTCGGCAACTATTTCAGCAGCGGAGTAACGATCCAGAATGATGCCATCGGCGGCAGAAGCAGCAAGTCGTTCATGGTGGACGGCCGTCTGGATAGTATCCTACAGCGGATCAGACCGGATGATTATTTCTTCATCTCCTTCGGCCATAACGATGCAAGTGTAGGCATCCCTGACCGTTATGCCTCTCCGGCAGATTATGCAGCGTACTTGACCCGCTACGTGAACGGAGCCAAGCAGCGCGGTGCTACTCCGGTTCTGTTAACGCCGGTAGGACGCAGGGACTTCAATACGGTGACTCAGGAATTCAACGTAAGCTTTCCCCAATATGTGAAGGCGGCTCAAGAAACAGCGGCTGCGCTGAACGTCCCGCTGATTGATCTGAGCCAGCTCAGCATTGCAGATTACAACCGGATCGGCCTGGCCGCTACGGAGAAGCTTTTCCTCTATGCTAATCCTGGCGAATACCCGAAATACCCGAATGGGGTCAGCGATAATACCCATTTCAGCACCTATGGCGCGCAGGTTATTGCCGGTCTGGTGGCTGGGGCAGTGAAGGACATGGGCCTAAGTATATCCCCGTTCGTGATTGATCCCGGTATTACCGAGCCGGAGCCAGAGCCGGAGGTACAGCGGTATGAGGAGGATTTCGAGGGCGATCCGGCCGCTGCACAATACTCGATGGTGAATGCTACGGGCACTGCCGGAACTATGGCGGGGACGGTTACTGGGGAGAACGGGAACAAGGTATTGTCTGTGACCGGTTCCGGCTCCGGTAACCGCGCCAAGGTATTCCGCTTATTCGATGCGGTGAATGGCGACATTGTGAATGTCGATTTCAACTGGCATTCCGGCAATGTCGGCGCTGTTCCGTCGGAGGGGCATCTGAGTCTGCAGGATGCGAATGAGAATCTGATTTTCACCCTGTTCACCAAGACCGGAACGGCAAGTCCGAATACGAACATTCATTATTTTACCGGCCCGTATACACCTGACTATGGTACCGGCACCACTGCCATTCCAGGGGGCGGGACAGCTACGAATATTCCCAAGAATCAGTGGGTGAATGTCAAGCTGAAGATTGATTTTGCCGGAAAAACCCTTGATCTCACCTTAACAAGTCTCGCTAACCCAAGTGTCACCCAGACGATCCGGGATATTCCGCTGAGTCCTGGCGTCTATGCCAATAACGTTAGGGGCTTGCGGTTCCTGGGTACGCGAAAAGGAGGAGGAGGCACGCTGAATTGGACCACCCAGATCGACAATGTAAAAATTGAAGGTACGAAGCTGCCGGTGGCAGCAGGCGATATGGCAGCGTTGATTGCGCTGCACAAGGAAGTTAAGGCTATCGACCTGGCATCCTACACGGAAGCCTCTGTAGCGGTGGTGCATAGAGCCTTGAGCGCTGCCGAAGCTCTGATCGGAACAACAGCCTCGCAGGCGCAGATCAATCATGCGGTGAATATGCTGACCGTTGCACGCGACTCACTGACCCGTGAGCCTGCTGGGGATATTAACACGTATTCCTTTGATTTTGGCTCCGGCAGTGCAGCAGACGGCTATACGAAAGTGGATGCCAAACGGGCCTACGTGGAAGGGAACGGTTACGGGTTCGCCGACACTGCGCTGGTCCAGGACGAGAACCGGGGAACCGGCAATCCGCTGACCGAGGACTTTACGCGTGTGAATGGGACCTCTTTCGTAGTGGAGATGAAGCCGGCGAATTACCGTGTGACGATGACCATTGGGGATGCGCAAGAAGTGACCCAGACCGGTGTTACAGTGGAGCAAATGAACAAACTGCCGGCTGCCACCATCCCCTCAGGCCAATTCAAGGAAGTGACATATAATATCGCCCTGATCGATGGCGTATTTAATTTCAGCTTCTCCGGCAGTACGCCGAAGATCAACGCGCTGAAGATTGAGCGGCTGCCGGAGCAGGGGGCGGCTGATAAGCCAACCCTCTATCTGGCGAGCGATTCCACAGTGGCCAATTATGCGGAGAGCTACCGTCCGCAGGCCGGGTGGGGTGAGACGCTGGGCCGTTATTTTGACCCGGAGAAGATCAGCATTGATAACAGGGCAGTCGGCGGACTAAGCAGCAAAACCTTCCTGAATGGCGGATATCTAAACGATATTCTGCTAGGCATTCATGCAGGGGATTATCTGTTCATGCAGTGGTCGCACAATGATTCCACACCTTCCCGCCCGGAACGCTTCCTTACCCCGGAGCAGTTCAAGGTGTATCTGAAGGATTACATTAACGGCGCTGTGCAGAGAGGTGCGGTACCGGTGCTGGTTACACCAGTGAACCGTAGGGATTTCAGTGGTGAAGTGCTGAACAAAAGCTTCCCGGCATACGTACAGGCGATGAAGGAAACGGCGCAGGAGACGGGCACGCTGCTGATTGATTTGAATCAGGCAAGCTGGGAGTATTTTCAGGAGCTGGGCATAGAGGGTACCAAGTCCATCTTCATGTGGACGGGAACCACGGAGGACAACACCCATCTGCAGATGAACGGTGCGATTAAGGTAGCGGAGCTAGTGGCAGGGCTGGTGAAGGAGCTGAACATTCCGCTGTCTGCATGGGTCACCTTGGGCATACCGCTGGCGGACGGCGCTCCAGGCATACCGGAGCTGTCCGATAATAACGGGCATGATACGGGGCTGCGGGATGGCGATTATACAATTACGATGAATCTCTGGTGGGGCAATAATGGTACCCGCTTCAAGCTCTATGAGAATGGCGAAATGATTGAAGAAGGCGCTCTGACAGACCAGTCGCCGTCCGCCCAGTCGGTGCAGATCGATATTGCCGGCAGACAGAATGGAACTTATGTCTATACGCTGGAACTCAGCAATCCGCACGGTTCGGTGACAAGTGCACCCTTAACAGTAACGGTCACCGATGCCTCCCCGGGTCAGGCAGTGTTATCGGGCGATAACTGGGACGAAGACGGCAGCTATGCGGTTACGATGAATATGTGGTGGGGGACGAATGCGTCGGAATACCAGCTGTACGAGAATGGCGTATTGGTCGATACCCAGACTCTACAGGCGCATACCCCGGATGCCCAGTCCGCAGTCACTTCCATCTCCGGCAAAGCTCCCGGAACCTATGAATATGAAGCTGTCCTGAGCAACGCGGCTGGCGAGTCCAGATCCGCGAAGATGACGGTAACAGTGGGGGAGTGA
- a CDS encoding lysozyme inhibitor LprI family protein: MRKAILTTMLISSLLMAGCGNNGAANGGTAATPETGQAAAASPEVTPEVTPEPAAEATAEPAPEATAQAPAQTAAPEATPKASAAAGDSQRQTYFDKLDKIEEGLSDLKALSDSGVMTDMKEAASKEHERWDKALNEIYQALKVQLPEADMAKLKEEQLSWIKERDKAAEEAAAKYKGGTMEGLEYAATLASVTKDRCYKLVELYMK; this comes from the coding sequence ATGCGAAAAGCAATTCTGACTACCATGCTCATCTCCAGTCTGCTAATGGCTGGCTGCGGCAATAACGGGGCGGCAAATGGCGGTACAGCGGCTACTCCAGAGACCGGACAGGCAGCGGCGGCAAGCCCGGAGGTTACACCCGAGGTCACGCCGGAACCGGCAGCTGAGGCTACCGCAGAGCCTGCACCGGAAGCAACGGCACAGGCACCAGCGCAGACGGCCGCACCGGAAGCCACGCCGAAGGCCAGTGCGGCGGCGGGGGATTCGCAGCGGCAGACGTATTTTGACAAGCTGGATAAGATTGAAGAAGGACTTAGCGATCTGAAGGCTCTGTCGGACAGCGGCGTCATGACTGATATGAAGGAGGCCGCCTCCAAGGAGCATGAGCGCTGGGACAAGGCGCTGAATGAAATCTACCAGGCGCTTAAAGTGCAGCTTCCCGAAGCCGATATGGCGAAACTGAAAGAGGAGCAGCTAAGCTGGATCAAGGAACGGGATAAAGCAGCAGAGGAAGCGGCTGCCAAATATAAGGGCGGAACGATGGAGGGGCTGGAATACGCGGCAACCTTGGCTTCAGTAACGAAGGATCGTTGTTATAAGCTGGTCGAATTGTATATGAAGTAA
- a CDS encoding DUF1835 domain-containing protein, whose protein sequence is MPKAHGVSNERMDQEYVHILFGMSDAGSLKVTFSTLGIRETNQVLAFNESFSIGPLSGLDTITGVQNRHLWMMERDGEYSISQHHNQENRLVHMVQTVKSIPHHAITVIWVADNAHDQTGLRFVLHVLRERIQPVHMVNVTELYQSAAIHGTEGFVPFYSGAIDRETYLLIVKKYSQGVPLASDQRRGYELDWLRLAAENQMLRLWKDAAIISCDESSMDEVILRSVIELEEEQERNQVRKGFVSAGSVFIRVFEVSQQFLGTSFILNRMRALVNQGVLMSHGYSGDLNQFSLRQASAD, encoded by the coding sequence ATGCCAAAGGCACACGGAGTTTCAAATGAACGAATGGATCAGGAATATGTACATATTCTTTTCGGCATGTCGGATGCAGGTTCCTTAAAAGTAACGTTCAGTACCCTCGGCATACGTGAGACAAACCAAGTCCTGGCTTTTAATGAATCATTCTCAATTGGGCCCTTATCAGGTTTGGACACCATAACCGGAGTGCAGAACAGGCATCTATGGATGATGGAACGAGATGGGGAGTACAGCATTAGCCAGCATCACAACCAAGAGAATCGGCTTGTCCATATGGTACAGACCGTGAAGAGCATCCCTCACCATGCCATCACCGTCATTTGGGTGGCGGATAATGCACATGACCAGACTGGGCTGCGTTTCGTATTGCATGTATTGCGGGAGCGCATACAGCCAGTGCATATGGTTAATGTGACTGAGCTGTATCAATCAGCCGCGATTCATGGCACTGAGGGTTTCGTACCCTTTTATAGTGGCGCAATCGATCGTGAGACTTACTTGCTTATCGTGAAAAAATATAGTCAAGGCGTCCCGCTTGCATCTGATCAGAGAAGGGGATACGAATTGGATTGGCTCAGGCTAGCGGCGGAAAATCAAATGCTGCGTCTGTGGAAAGATGCCGCCATTATTAGCTGTGATGAAAGCTCTATGGATGAGGTGATTCTTAGGTCCGTTATTGAACTGGAAGAGGAGCAAGAACGCAATCAGGTCAGAAAGGGATTTGTTAGTGCAGGGAGTGTCTTCATCCGCGTGTTCGAAGTCTCGCAGCAGTTCTTGGGCACTTCATTTATACTCAATAGAATGCGGGCATTGGTTAACCAGGGTGTTTTGATGTCCCACGGATATTCAGGGGATTTGAATCAATTCTCGCTTAGGCAGGCATCTGCTGATTAA
- the ppsA gene encoding phosphoenolpyruvate synthase produces the protein MRSLVLGLKDMDNAPLLLVGGKGLNLSKLSRMEGIHVPEGFCVTTEGYQEANRHNEAYHTLLDQLMVMQGQDPAQLMDISRAIRETIEESEIPPGIVTAVAQELSRLGDDQAYAVRSSATAEDLPHASFAGQQDTYLNIVGLDAILEHIRKCWASLFTDRAVIYRKQQGYDHRQVYLSVIVQKMVLPQVSGIMFTADPVTNSRKLLSIDAGYGLGEALVSGMVSADVYKVRDENIVEKRIASKKLAVYALPEGGTEIRQLDPVQQGAETLTESQIVQLARIGRHIEASFGGPQDIEWCLAGDIFYIVQSRPITTLYPIPDSGDSENRAYISVGHGQMMTDAMKPLGLSFHLMVTPAPMRVAGSRLFVDVTAYLASPARQSIIDTLGKSDPLVKDALLTILEREDFIPVPPELQSAASPGKSKPDIPSPQEQEPLKCDPAIVTELINNNEASVAELKRAIQGKSGTELFDFIREDMKELKRLLFDPHSTAVFMAAMDASAWLNEHLNEWLGEINAADTLSQSVDNNITSAMGLALLDAADVIRPFPQVVDYLQEHIQDGDFLAGLLSLEGGQAAYAALTEYLGKYGMRCTGEIDITRTRWSENPAILIPMLLSNIRQFAPGAGRQKFQQGLKEALEKERDIMERLRLLQDSEDKMRETRQRIELVRHYIGYREYPKYGMVSRYLVYKQAMMKEAERLVQAGNIHDKEDIFYLQFEELYEAVRTGIFDDELIKQRKDEFKLAEKLTPPRVITSEGETLSGRYRREDLPPGALAGLPVSTGVIEGRARVIFNMEEADLKEGDILVTSYTDPSWTPLFVSIKGLVTEVGGLMTHGAVIAREYGLPAVVGVDNATRRIQDGQRIRVDGSAGYVELL, from the coding sequence ATGCGATCACTGGTTCTAGGGCTCAAGGACATGGACAATGCACCACTACTGCTGGTTGGCGGGAAGGGGCTGAACCTGAGCAAGCTGTCCCGAATGGAAGGCATCCATGTGCCTGAAGGCTTCTGTGTGACGACGGAGGGTTATCAGGAAGCTAACCGGCACAATGAAGCGTATCATACCTTGCTGGACCAATTAATGGTGATGCAAGGCCAAGACCCGGCGCAACTCATGGACATCAGCAGAGCGATCCGCGAGACGATTGAAGAATCCGAGATCCCACCCGGAATTGTGACGGCAGTAGCGCAGGAGCTATCCCGGCTTGGGGACGATCAGGCGTATGCGGTGCGTTCCAGTGCAACCGCAGAGGATCTGCCGCATGCGTCTTTTGCCGGTCAACAGGATACGTATTTAAATATAGTAGGCCTGGATGCCATTCTGGAACACATCCGCAAATGCTGGGCGTCGCTCTTCACAGACCGTGCGGTAATCTACCGGAAGCAGCAAGGCTATGATCACAGACAAGTCTATTTATCTGTCATTGTACAGAAGATGGTCTTGCCGCAGGTCTCAGGCATTATGTTCACTGCAGATCCTGTTACGAATAGCCGCAAGCTGCTATCGATCGACGCCGGGTATGGTCTGGGTGAAGCGCTCGTCTCGGGCATGGTATCTGCGGATGTCTACAAGGTGCGGGATGAGAACATCGTGGAGAAGCGGATTGCCTCCAAAAAGCTGGCGGTCTACGCATTACCGGAAGGCGGCACGGAAATCCGGCAGCTTGACCCTGTCCAGCAAGGGGCTGAGACGCTCACGGAATCACAGATTGTGCAGCTTGCCCGGATCGGAAGGCACATTGAAGCAAGCTTCGGAGGCCCGCAGGATATCGAATGGTGCCTGGCCGGTGATATCTTCTATATCGTTCAGAGCCGGCCGATTACAACTTTGTACCCCATCCCTGATTCCGGCGATTCAGAGAACCGCGCGTATATCTCGGTCGGCCACGGGCAGATGATGACAGACGCGATGAAGCCGCTGGGTTTATCTTTTCACCTGATGGTTACTCCTGCTCCTATGCGGGTAGCCGGTTCCAGGCTGTTCGTCGATGTCACCGCTTATTTGGCCTCACCAGCCAGACAGTCGATTATTGATACACTTGGAAAGTCCGATCCCTTGGTCAAAGACGCATTGCTGACAATCCTTGAACGGGAGGATTTCATCCCCGTGCCGCCAGAGCTTCAATCCGCCGCCAGTCCCGGTAAAAGCAAACCAGACATACCTTCTCCCCAGGAGCAGGAACCGCTCAAGTGTGATCCGGCCATTGTTACAGAGCTGATTAACAATAACGAAGCCTCAGTAGCTGAACTGAAGCGTGCCATTCAGGGGAAATCCGGCACGGAACTGTTTGATTTTATCCGTGAGGATATGAAGGAACTCAAGCGGCTGTTGTTCGATCCGCACAGTACGGCCGTATTCATGGCGGCAATGGATGCATCTGCATGGCTGAACGAGCATTTGAACGAATGGCTGGGCGAAATTAACGCAGCGGATACCTTATCACAATCGGTGGACAACAACATTACCTCAGCCATGGGCCTTGCGTTGCTTGATGCGGCCGATGTCATCCGCCCTTTTCCGCAGGTGGTAGATTATTTGCAGGAGCATATACAAGACGGGGATTTCCTGGCCGGACTCCTTTCATTGGAAGGCGGGCAAGCTGCCTATGCAGCGCTGACAGAGTATCTCGGTAAATACGGAATGCGCTGTACGGGAGAGATCGATATTACCCGAACCCGCTGGAGCGAGAACCCGGCGATTCTGATTCCGATGCTTCTTAGCAATATCCGGCAGTTCGCGCCTGGGGCCGGCAGACAGAAGTTCCAGCAGGGGCTTAAGGAAGCCCTGGAGAAAGAGCGGGACATCATGGAACGCTTGCGGTTGTTGCAGGATAGTGAGGACAAGATGCGGGAAACCAGACAACGGATTGAGCTGGTCCGGCATTACATCGGGTACCGTGAATATCCGAAGTACGGGATGGTCAGCCGTTACCTGGTATACAAACAGGCGATGATGAAGGAAGCGGAGCGGCTCGTGCAGGCAGGCAATATCCATGACAAGGAAGATATTTTCTATCTGCAGTTCGAGGAACTGTACGAGGCGGTTCGCACAGGGATATTCGATGACGAACTTATTAAGCAGCGTAAGGACGAATTTAAGTTAGCCGAAAAGCTTACGCCGCCCCGTGTCATCACCTCAGAGGGTGAAACCCTGTCCGGCCGGTACAGACGGGAGGATCTTCCGCCCGGTGCCCTGGCAGGTCTGCCTGTCTCTACAGGAGTGATCGAAGGCCGGGCGCGGGTCATCTTTAACATGGAGGAGGCAGATCTGAAGGAAGGAGATATTCTGGTCACCTCATATACAGACCCTAGCTGGACGCCGTTGTTCGTGTCCATTAAGGGGCTGGTCACCGAGGTCGGCGGGCTGATGACGCATGGAGCAGTGATCGCCCGGGAGTATGGCTTGCCCGCTGTTGTCGGCGTCGATAACGCTACCCGGCGGATTCAGGACGGGCAACGCATTCGCGTTGATGGAAGCGCAGGATATGTTGAGCTGCTATAA
- a CDS encoding BNR-4 repeat-containing protein, whose product MKSIKHWMLALVMTLLLTVIPAGAGSAAAVLEEVPFPMDSSNQAGWWSPLATYGLGYEYAYMAYNAPGSIPGKHTVAIARRDNDGLWSKLPLMDGATPAEYLDDLGHNQPSMARDGSGRFHVFASMHSNPWRYYRSDTVGGIPQNHSDELPAGITVTYPVVTTAPNGDLYLLVRVDKDLAGKREAVLLRWNNADSVWTQVKIVAAHLNRSVYPDDLVFDANGDLHILFEWAYFAASPLRHQLSYLKYSPSTGMFSKADGTPVAAPVSLTTADVVQPMAPSEAYVQSGSDPGGPGVQSAKMTLDSAGRPVIAYRYREEGSTSFAVKQATYGAGGWNLQTVYNAAPTNAAIDVTWTGTAARIYYVRSSGTDRAFMAVNTGGGWTESSLAPGIPVERLAVDRSPKGIDTLYLVDVTNLKLYYGRNN is encoded by the coding sequence ATGAAGTCTATCAAACACTGGATGCTTGCTCTTGTGATGACGCTGCTGCTGACCGTAATACCTGCGGGGGCGGGGAGCGCGGCGGCTGTGCTGGAGGAGGTGCCTTTTCCGATGGATTCCAGCAATCAGGCAGGGTGGTGGTCTCCTCTTGCCACCTATGGGCTTGGCTATGAGTATGCCTATATGGCCTATAACGCCCCGGGGTCGATCCCCGGCAAGCATACGGTAGCTATTGCAAGAAGGGACAACGACGGGCTATGGAGCAAGCTTCCGCTCATGGATGGGGCAACCCCGGCGGAATATCTTGATGATCTCGGGCATAACCAGCCATCTATGGCGAGGGACGGGAGCGGGCGGTTCCACGTTTTTGCGTCCATGCACAGCAACCCCTGGCGTTATTACCGTTCAGATACCGTAGGCGGGATTCCGCAGAACCACTCGGACGAGCTGCCCGCAGGCATAACGGTAACCTATCCGGTAGTCACGACTGCTCCGAATGGAGATCTGTATTTACTGGTCCGTGTTGACAAAGACCTGGCTGGCAAAAGAGAGGCCGTTCTGCTGCGCTGGAACAATGCCGATTCTGTATGGACTCAGGTCAAAATCGTTGCGGCACACCTGAACCGGTCTGTCTATCCGGACGACTTGGTCTTTGATGCGAACGGCGATCTGCATATCTTGTTCGAGTGGGCGTATTTTGCCGCCAGCCCGCTGCGCCATCAATTGTCCTATCTGAAGTACAGCCCGTCCACGGGTATGTTCAGCAAAGCGGACGGTACTCCCGTTGCAGCGCCGGTCTCCCTGACTACGGCAGATGTTGTGCAGCCTATGGCACCAAGCGAAGCCTATGTGCAGAGCGGCAGCGACCCCGGCGGTCCGGGGGTACAGAGTGCCAAGATGACGCTTGATTCAGCGGGCCGTCCGGTGATCGCTTACCGTTACCGTGAGGAGGGCAGCACAAGCTTTGCTGTGAAGCAGGCCACTTACGGTGCAGGGGGCTGGAACCTCCAGACCGTCTATAACGCTGCGCCCACCAATGCGGCGATTGATGTAACCTGGACCGGTACAGCAGCCAGAATCTATTATGTCCGAAGTAGCGGAACCGATCGTGCGTTCATGGCAGTGAATACCGGCGGTGGCTGGACGGAGAGCTCGCTTGCACCAGGTATCCCGGTTGAACGGTTAGCGGTAGACCGCAGTCCGAAGGGCATTGACACCTTGTATCTGGTAGATGTAACGAACCTGAAGCTCTACTACGGACGAAATAACTAG